One window of the Solanum stenotomum isolate F172 chromosome 11, ASM1918654v1, whole genome shotgun sequence genome contains the following:
- the LOC125845889 gene encoding uncharacterized protein LOC125845889, translating to MDLFFYPTKGSSFAIEVGYFDTILEVKEKIQKYQGIPIPKQTLIFKGNILADDLNIHYSDILDRCHIQLVTNFELNKNVVVKSEHQKIKLLLKMSTSTKPVIALKVDVTVSLRRVKERIHKIKGIQVSKLILRANGLELIDHCHLQDYGFLDNSEIDVSIWSGTIASPPTTTTSSISSVNN from the coding sequence ATGGATTTGTTTTTTTATCCAACAAAAGGAAGTTCATTTGCAATTGAAGTTGGCTATTTTGACACTATTTTAGAGGTAAAAGAGAAGATACAAAAATATCAAGGTATTCCTATACCAAAACAAACCCTAATCTTCAAAGGTAACATTTTAGCCGATGATCTAAATATTCATTATTCTGATATACTCGACCGATGTCACATTCAACTTGTCACAAATTTTGAACTAAATAAGAATGTTGTGGTTAAGTCAGAACATCAAAAAATCAAACTCCTTCTCAAAATGTCGACATCGACCAAACCAGTTATCGCGTTAAAGGTGGATGTTACGGTTAGCCTTCGAAGGGTAAAAGAGAGAATCCACAAAATTAAAGGCATACAAGTGAGTAAATTAATACTGCGTGCGAATGGACTCGAATTGATCGATCATTGCCACCTTCAAGATTATGGATTTTTAGATAATTCAGAAATTGATGTTAGTATCTGGTCTGGTACCATTGCATCCCCACCGACAACAACAACTTCTTCAATATCGTCAGTGAATAACTAA
- the LOC125844019 gene encoding exocyst complex component SEC10b-like — protein MKEIRDGAQSNRTPLVLDVGDFKGDFSFDGLFGDLVTEVLPSCLEKEVDSLEGHGNIDGISNGHMRAPSMSNAGKLLSSPLFPEVDALLSLFKNSSSQLVEQKRQVDAKLSNLTKEVSVQDLKHRKTLAELEKGVDGLFGSFARLDSRISSVGHTAAKIGDHLQSADTQRESASQTIELIKYLMEFNRSAGDLTQLSPLFIDDNRVAEAASIAQKLRSFADEDIGRQKTTVSSAVGNATSNKGLEVAITNLQEYCNALENRLLARFDTATQKRDLSTMGEYGKILSQFNRGTSAMQHYVGLRPMFDVEVMNADAKLVLGDEGAQPSPSNVAHGLSSMFKEIADTVRKEAATIAAVFPSPKDVMSILVQRVLEDRVPKLLEKLLLKPSLVNPPPMAEGGLVLYLRLLAVAYEKTQEFDKELRSVGCGDLDVECLTESLFLPHKDIYIECEQASLKQLYKAKMDELRSECQLSSSESSGTIGRSKGASIVLSNPEISVTVVTEFVRWNEEAISRCSLFSLQPAALAASIKPVFTCLLDQVSQYIIGGLERSREGLTEAAALREKHLLGTSVSRRVAAAAASAAENAAAAGESSFKSFMASVQRCGSSVAILQQYFVNSISRRLLPVDGAHAASSEEMATAMSRAESVACKGLQQCIETVIAEVERLLSTEQKATDYRSPDDGIIPDHRPTSACACAVAYLSRVLESAFTGLEGLNKQAFLTELGSRLHKGLLNHWQKFTFNPSGGLRLKRDITEYGEFVCSFNAPPVDEKFEQLGIIANVFIVAPESLGPLFEGTPSIKKDAQRFIQLRDDYKNAKLASKLSSLWS, from the exons ATGAAAGAGATTAGAGATGGAGCACAGTCCAACCGTACTCCACTAGTTCTTGATGTAGGTGATTTCAAG GGGGATTTTTCATTTGATGGTTTGTTTGGTGATTTGGTAACTGAGGTATTGCCTTCGTGTCTCGAAAAAGAAGTAGATTCATTAGAAGGTCATGGCAACATTGATGGAATATCGAATGGGCATATGAGGGCACCATCAATGTCAAATGCAGGGAAGTTACTTTCAAGCCCACTGTTTCCTGAAGTTGATGCCTTGTTATCTCTGTTTAAGAATTCTAGCTCACAATTGGTGGAACAAAAAAGACAG GTTGATGCAAAGTTAAGCAATCTCACAAAAGAAGTTTCTGTTCAAGACCTGAAGCACCGTAAGACACTTGCTGAG CTGGAAAAAGGTGTTGATGGTTTGTTTGGTAGCTTTGCACGTCTGGATTCGCGTATATCAAGTGTCGGTCATACTGCTGCCAAAATAGGAGATCACTTGCAG AGTGCAGATACTCAGAGAGAATCCGCTAGTCAGACGATAGAGCTCATAAAG TACTTGATGGAGTTCAATAGAAGTGCAGGAGACCTGACACAACTTTCTCCTTTATTCATTGATGATAACCGTGTTGCTGAAGCTGCTTCTATTGCCCAGAAATTAA GATCATTTGCTGATGAAGATATTGGAAGACAAAAAACAACTGTCTCCTCTGCTGTTGGAAATGCAACTTCAAATAAAGGATTGGAAGTTGCTATCACAAACCTCCAGGAGTACTGCAATG CCTTGGAAAACAGATTATTAGCTCGATTTGATACGGCTACACAGAAGCGTGATTTGTCTACAATGGGTGAATATGGTAAAATTTTGTCACAG TTTAACAGGGGTACCAGTGCCATGCAACACTACGTGGGATTACGTCCCATGTTTGATGTTGAGGTGATGAATGCGGATGCTAAATTGGTCCTTGGTGATGAGGGTGCCCAACCCAGCCCTAGCAATGTTGCTCATGGCCTTTCTTCAATGTTTAAAGAAATTGCAG ACACGGTGCGAAAAGAAGCAGCCACTATAGCAGCAGTTTTCCCTTCCCCTAAAGATGTAATGTCGATATTAGTTCAG CGTGTCTTGGAGGATCGTGTTCCAAAACTTCTAGAGAAGCTGCTACTTAAACCATCTCTTGTTAACCCACCTCCCATGGCAGAAGGCGGACTTGTATTA TATCTCAGATTGCTGGCGGTCGCATATGAGAAGACACAAGAGTTTGATAAGGAGTTGCGTAGTGTCGGATGTGGTGACTTGGATGTTGAAT GTTTGACTGAATCACTGTTTCTACCACACAAAGATATATACATAGAGTGCGAGCAAGCCTCTCTTAAACAACTTTACAAAGCTAAG ATGGATGAACTGCGTAGTGAATGTCAGCTATCCAGCTCTGAGTCGTCTGGGACAATTGGACGCTCAAAAGGTGCTTCAATAGTACTTTCTAACCCGGAAATTTCTGTCACTGTGGTAACAGAGTTTGTTCGCTGGAACGAAGAAGCAATATCCAGATGCAGTTTGTTTTCTTTACAG CCTGCTGCACTTGCTGCTAGCATTAAACCTGTTTTCACATGCCTTCTGGACCAA GTCAGTCAATACATAATAGGAGGTCTTGAAAGATCCAGAGAAGGCCTTACTGAGGCTGCTGCCTTAAGGGAAAAACACTTGCTGGGAACTAGTGTTAGCCGAAGAGTTGCTGCAGCAGCTGCTTCTGCC GCAGAAAATGCAGCTGCTGCTGGCGAAAGCAGTTTCAAATCTTTCATGGCATCTGTGCAACGTTGTGGAAGCAGTGTGGCTATTTTGCAGCAA TATTTTGTGAACTCCATATCGCGGCGTTTACTTCCTGTGGACGGTGCTCATGCTGCTTCCAGTGAAGAAATGGCAACAGCTATGTCACGTGCAGAGAGTGTTGCTTGTAAGGGGCTTCAACAGTGCATTGAAACTGTCATAGCAGAG GTAGAAAGGCTACTGTCAACTGAACAAAAGGCAACAGATTATCGATCACCTGATGATGGCATTATCCCTGACCATCGTCCAACAAGTGCTTGTGCATG TGCTGTTGCATACCTTTCCCGTGTGCTTGAATCGGCATTCACTGGACTGGAAGGACTTAACAAACAAGCCTTCCTGACTGAACTG GGGAGTCGCTTGCACAAGGGGTTGCTTAACCATTGGCAAAAGTTCACTTTTAATCCTAG TGGAGGCTTGCGTTTGAAGCGTGACATAACAGAATATGGAGAGTTTGTTTGTAGTTTCAATGCCCCTCCGGTTGATGAGAAATTTGAACAACTTGGAAT CATAGCGAATGTGTTTATTGTTGCTCCTGAAAGTCTAGGCCCATTGTTTGAGGGAACTCCAAGCATTAAGAAAGATGCTCAAAG GTTTATTCAACTCCGTGATGATTACAAGAATGCAAAACTTGCATCAAAGCTCAGCTCCTTGTGGAGTTAG